From Methanomassiliicoccales archaeon LGM-RCC1, one genomic window encodes:
- the mcrB gene encoding coenzyme-B sulfoethylthiotransferase subunit beta, giving the protein MPKYEDVIDLYDDNGKRIAKDIPLEAISPLRNEAIKKIVSLTKRTIAVDLAGIEKGLKSGAVAGAMIKGKEIDIALVKNANKIAKIVKEKVQVFDGDGTEVTVKGNRLVVIVPEARMDAGIEYTTGFTSVAAAVTEAIIDEFKIPMYEANMVKAAVWGRYPQTITFQGANVKSILEVPQNNEGAGFALRNIMANHVVALVNRNAMQGTALSAIFEQCESYEMGDLIGNFERGGLLALAYEGLNANNMLYTLVKKNGKTGTVGTVIESLMDRAIADGVIKVKETLPSGYKVYTTKDLPLWNAYAATGMVAAVMVNIGAARAAQGVPGTVLYYNDLLEHESGLPGVDYGRSEGVGVGMSFFSHSIYGGGGPGLFHGNHVVTRHSKGVLIPAVTAANCLDGGTQTFSAEATSGLFKEVFGDVEEFARPMQCVAAEAKKVKKKL; this is encoded by the coding sequence ATGCCAAAATACGAGGACGTAATTGACTTGTATGACGACAACGGAAAGCGCATCGCGAAAGACATTCCGTTGGAGGCCATCAGTCCGTTGCGCAACGAAGCGATCAAGAAGATCGTGTCTCTGACAAAGAGGACAATCGCAGTCGACCTCGCTGGAATTGAGAAGGGTCTCAAGTCCGGTGCAGTAGCAGGCGCGATGATCAAAGGAAAAGAGATCGACATCGCTCTTGTCAAGAACGCGAACAAGATCGCCAAGATCGTAAAAGAGAAGGTCCAGGTCTTCGACGGCGACGGTACAGAGGTTACCGTTAAGGGCAACAGGCTCGTCGTCATTGTACCTGAAGCAAGGATGGACGCTGGAATCGAGTACACAACAGGATTCACATCGGTTGCAGCAGCCGTCACAGAGGCCATCATCGATGAGTTCAAGATTCCGATGTATGAGGCCAACATGGTTAAGGCAGCCGTTTGGGGAAGATACCCCCAGACCATCACATTCCAGGGCGCAAACGTCAAGTCAATCCTCGAGGTTCCCCAGAACAACGAGGGTGCTGGATTCGCACTCAGGAACATCATGGCAAACCACGTTGTTGCTCTCGTCAACAGGAACGCAATGCAGGGAACAGCCCTCTCGGCTATCTTCGAGCAGTGCGAATCCTACGAGATGGGAGACCTTATCGGAAACTTCGAGAGGGGAGGACTTCTCGCTCTCGCATACGAGGGACTCAACGCCAACAACATGCTTTACACACTTGTCAAGAAGAACGGAAAGACCGGAACTGTCGGAACTGTTATCGAGTCCCTTATGGACAGGGCAATTGCCGACGGCGTCATCAAAGTGAAGGAGACACTCCCCAGCGGATACAAAGTCTACACGACAAAGGATCTCCCTCTCTGGAACGCATACGCAGCAACCGGAATGGTCGCAGCAGTTATGGTCAACATCGGAGCAGCAAGGGCAGCACAGGGAGTTCCCGGAACCGTCCTGTACTACAACGATCTGCTCGAGCACGAGTCCGGACTTCCTGGTGTCGACTACGGTCGTTCCGAGGGAGTAGGAGTCGGTATGTCATTCTTCTCTCACTCCATTTACGGAGGAGGAGGACCTGGTCTGTTCCACGGAAACCACGTCGTAACCAGGCACTCGAAGGGAGTTCTCATCCCTGCAGTAACAGCCGCCAACTGTCTCGATGGAGGAACACAGACCTTCTCCGCAGAGGCCACATCCGGTCTCTTCAAAGAGGTCTTTGGAGACGTCGAGGAGTTCGCCAGACCTATGCAGTGTGTCGCTGCAGAGGCAAAGAAGGTGAAGAAGAAACTGTGA
- the mcrA gene encoding coenzyme-B sulfoethylthiotransferase subunit alpha, translating into MATKQKLFMDACKKKFKEEPTDISTKYYCFGGWKQSKSKVEFQKTAQAIAKKRGIPMLNEDIGVPLGQRSWMPYQLSHTDIYAEADDLHCVNNTAIQQAWDDIRRTVLVGLDSPHQTIERRLGKEVTPETINAYLETVNHTMPGGAVVQEHMAEINPALAYDSYVKVYSGDDELIDEIDKRFVIDINKLFPKDQAEQLKKAIGKTLMQAVRVPTICGRIMDGATTSRHAAMQISMAFISSYKLAAGEAAIADFAYSAKHLSINMGTMMPARRARGPNEPGGIPFGFMADMVQSDRVYPDDPGRAALEAVALGAAVFDQVYLGGYMSGGVGFTQYATAAYTDNILEDYVYYAIDQIKSKYGGLCKLDPKDMDKLMKLGDDINSYALEMYEKYPAIMEAHFGGSQRATVAAAATGVAGSMATGVADCGLNCWYLSMLQHKERTGRLGFYGFDLQDQCGSANSFAYRSDEGLPAEVRGPNYPNYAMNVGHLSGYTGIPKAAHAARKDAWTANPYVRVAFADPALVFDFANVTKEIGRGALREFQPAGERSAVIKG; encoded by the coding sequence ATGGCAACAAAACAGAAGTTATTCATGGATGCATGTAAGAAGAAGTTCAAAGAGGAACCCACTGACATCTCCACCAAATACTACTGCTTTGGTGGATGGAAACAGTCCAAGTCCAAAGTCGAGTTCCAGAAGACAGCACAGGCAATCGCCAAGAAGCGTGGAATCCCCATGCTCAACGAGGACATCGGAGTTCCCCTCGGACAGAGGTCCTGGATGCCCTACCAGCTGTCCCACACTGACATCTATGCAGAGGCAGATGACCTGCACTGTGTGAACAACACAGCCATCCAGCAGGCATGGGACGACATCAGGAGGACAGTCCTCGTCGGACTCGACTCCCCCCACCAGACTATCGAGAGAAGGCTCGGAAAGGAGGTAACACCTGAGACAATCAACGCTTACCTCGAGACCGTCAACCACACAATGCCTGGAGGAGCAGTCGTTCAGGAGCACATGGCTGAGATCAACCCCGCCCTCGCATACGACTCGTACGTCAAGGTCTACTCCGGAGACGACGAGCTCATCGATGAGATCGACAAGAGATTCGTCATCGACATCAACAAGCTCTTCCCCAAGGACCAGGCAGAGCAGCTGAAGAAGGCAATCGGAAAGACCCTGATGCAGGCTGTCCGTGTCCCCACAATCTGTGGAAGGATCATGGATGGAGCAACCACATCCAGGCACGCAGCAATGCAGATCTCCATGGCTTTCATCTCCTCCTACAAACTCGCAGCAGGAGAGGCAGCAATCGCAGACTTCGCATACTCTGCAAAGCACCTTTCGATCAACATGGGAACCATGATGCCCGCAAGGCGTGCAAGGGGACCCAACGAGCCCGGAGGAATCCCCTTCGGATTCATGGCCGACATGGTACAGTCTGACCGTGTCTACCCTGACGACCCCGGCCGTGCAGCTCTCGAGGCAGTCGCACTCGGAGCAGCAGTCTTCGACCAGGTCTACCTCGGTGGATACATGTCCGGAGGAGTCGGATTCACACAGTACGCAACCGCTGCATACACCGACAACATCCTCGAGGATTACGTCTACTACGCAATCGACCAGATCAAGTCCAAGTACGGCGGCCTGTGCAAACTCGACCCCAAGGACATGGACAAGCTCATGAAGCTCGGAGACGACATCAACTCGTACGCTCTCGAGATGTACGAGAAGTACCCCGCCATCATGGAGGCCCACTTCGGTGGATCCCAGAGGGCAACAGTCGCTGCAGCAGCAACCGGAGTCGCCGGATCCATGGCAACCGGAGTTGCAGACTGCGGTCTGAACTGCTGGTACCTGTCCATGCTCCAGCACAAGGAGAGGACCGGAAGGCTCGGATTCTACGGATTCGACCTGCAGGACCAGTGTGGTTCCGCCAACTCCTTCGCGTACAGGTCCGATGAGGGACTGCCCGCAGAGGTACGTGGACCCAACTACCCCAACTACGCAATGAACGTCGGTCACCTTTCCGGATACACCGGAATCCCCAAGGCAGCTCACGCTGCAAGGAAGGACGCATGGACCGCCAACCCCTACGTACGTGTCGCATTCGCAGACCCCGCACTGGTCTTCGACTTCGCCAACGTCACGAAGGAGATCGGCCGTGGAGCCCTCAGGGAATTCCAGCCTGCCGGAGAGAGATCCGCAGTCATCAAGGGATGA
- the mcrD gene encoding methyl-coenzyme M reductase operon protein D codes for MVSNPPADYAGAPLPEVQIITNRLLSAETTEVLLNKLDVIDGIRQIQMTGESIPKTINSGPGKGLPNNHSERRIINVNGREVELRYLVGALYIELEVEDEDELDAKLEEIESACNQCIEFGYVLNVGRYTKYKPTLHDYRSE; via the coding sequence ATGGTATCTAACCCTCCAGCAGATTACGCGGGCGCTCCGCTCCCGGAAGTACAGATCATCACCAACCGCCTTCTGAGTGCAGAAACCACGGAAGTACTCCTGAACAAGCTCGATGTCATCGATGGCATCAGGCAGATTCAGATGACCGGTGAGAGCATTCCGAAGACAATCAACAGCGGACCTGGTAAGGGACTTCCCAACAATCATTCGGAGCGCAGGATCATCAACGTCAACGGCCGTGAGGTCGAACTCCGTTACCTCGTCGGTGCTCTTTACATCGAGCTCGAGGTGGAGGACGAGGATGAGCTCGACGCCAAGCTGGAAGAGATCGAGAGCGCGTGCAATCAATGCATCGAGTTCGGTTACGTTCTCAACGTCGGTAGATACACGAAATACAAGCCCACACTTCATGATTATAGGAGTGAATAA
- the mcrG gene encoding coenzyme-B sulfoethylthiotransferase subunit gamma, which translates to MAYKRQFYPGNSTPAKNRRRYMDPKVKLKKLRDVPMDDVIRIMGHRNPGEDYKSIHPPIQEGKEPECPIRKLVVPIEGAKTGDRIRYIQFTDSVYFAPISPYQRAWMYLSRYRGVDTGTLSGRQIIEVRERNLEVMAKEMIDNETFDPALTGIRGATVHGHACRLDENGLMFDGWQRYQWDAKKKEVVYVKDQVAIPLDRKISVGKPAAAADLKKRTTIFRADGVDMRDDKEVTMYGLRIHKLRTLGGYQPWAFKE; encoded by the coding sequence ATGGCATACAAGAGACAGTTCTATCCCGGTAACTCAACACCTGCCAAGAACAGGCGCAGATACATGGATCCCAAAGTCAAATTGAAGAAGCTCCGCGACGTTCCTATGGACGATGTCATCAGGATCATGGGACACAGGAACCCCGGAGAGGACTACAAGTCCATCCACCCCCCAATCCAGGAGGGCAAGGAGCCCGAGTGCCCGATCAGGAAGCTCGTCGTCCCCATCGAGGGAGCAAAGACCGGTGACCGTATCAGGTACATCCAGTTCACAGATTCAGTCTACTTCGCACCCATCTCCCCCTACCAGAGGGCATGGATGTACCTCTCCAGGTACAGAGGAGTCGACACCGGAACACTTTCCGGAAGGCAGATCATCGAGGTCCGTGAGAGGAACCTCGAGGTCATGGCAAAAGAAATGATCGACAACGAGACCTTTGACCCCGCCCTTACAGGAATCAGGGGAGCAACCGTTCACGGACACGCATGCCGTCTCGATGAGAACGGACTGATGTTCGACGGATGGCAGAGGTACCAGTGGGACGCAAAGAAGAAGGAAGTCGTCTACGTCAAGGACCAGGTCGCAATCCCCCTCGACAGGAAGATCTCCGTCGGAAAGCCCGCAGCAGCCGCTGACCTCAAGAAGAGGACAACAATCTTCAGAGCAGACGGCGTCGACATGAGAGACGACAAGGAAGTAACCATGTACGGACTCAGGATCCACAAGCTGAGGACACTCGGCGGTTACCAGCCTTGGGCATTTAAGGAGTGA
- a CDS encoding DUF169 domain-containing protein yields the protein MSEFLEKNKEYAEVMKEVMKLRHEPVAIKLVKEGEEFPEGYNEPTEQQSHCQAIFRAKDGASFKMPLACHSCMVGASALNMVETSDKIKSGEFHAGIGMHDTVQAAGKMITDRKIVPFKTIGEIVCPLKDADFEPDVVAIDDIPERIYWIVPLTTAEKGGRVEFSTSPFQCACEDVVAMPVCTGLPNISLGCFGCRKKTDMRPDEMACGIPYNMIPGFVGHLKKYNEGVMQKAKRE from the coding sequence ATGTCAGAATTTCTCGAGAAGAACAAGGAATACGCAGAGGTCATGAAGGAAGTCATGAAGCTGCGCCATGAGCCTGTGGCCATCAAGCTTGTCAAAGAGGGAGAGGAGTTCCCTGAGGGATACAACGAGCCCACTGAGCAGCAGAGTCACTGCCAGGCCATATTCAGGGCCAAGGACGGAGCATCCTTCAAGATGCCACTGGCCTGCCACAGCTGCATGGTCGGAGCATCCGCGCTGAACATGGTGGAGACCTCAGACAAGATCAAGTCCGGGGAATTCCACGCAGGTATCGGCATGCACGACACTGTCCAGGCTGCCGGTAAGATGATCACGGATCGTAAGATCGTGCCGTTCAAGACCATAGGTGAGATTGTATGCCCCCTCAAGGACGCAGATTTCGAGCCTGATGTGGTCGCCATCGATGATATCCCTGAGAGGATCTATTGGATTGTTCCTCTTACCACAGCAGAGAAAGGAGGACGTGTCGAGTTCAGCACATCGCCCTTCCAATGCGCTTGTGAGGACGTAGTTGCGATGCCCGTATGCACCGGTCTTCCGAACATCTCCTTGGGATGCTTCGGCTGCAGGAAGAAGACTGATATGCGCCCCGACGAGATGGCTTGCGGCATACCTTACAACATGATCCCGGGCTTCGTCGGACACCTCAAGAAGTACAACGAAGGTGTCATGCAGAAGGCGAAGAGAGAGTGA
- a CDS encoding MtaA/CmuA family methyltransferase, with protein sequence MAMTPRERVLAALKQESLDRPPVAVFTQSATVAQMDKVGAAWPDAHKDPNLMATLAAAQATVNGAEGVRAAFCLTAETECLGATVAVDKKDAAPMIKEHPLHFDAMMGEFDNLEEKLIKPEEMISKGRPKVVIDSVKILKEKYGSEYPVIAGNTGVITLTGNLCNTENIIFGILMCPDDVAKWLKYMTPYVRTYTEALWAAGADVVQCSEPTGSTDMLAPDMFDQYVGQYIGPALKPGNDKYSILHICGNTEPILEMMVATGVTGISIEEKVEPEVACGKVGGKTCMVGNVGSVMPLFQGTPEQCKEAAIRSAKAGFNIISSGCGIAPGTPDENYTAMVNAIKSL encoded by the coding sequence ATGGCAATGACACCTAGAGAGAGAGTACTTGCTGCACTGAAACAGGAGTCCCTTGACAGGCCCCCAGTCGCAGTATTTACACAGTCAGCAACAGTTGCACAGATGGACAAAGTCGGAGCAGCATGGCCTGACGCACACAAAGATCCCAACCTCATGGCAACACTGGCAGCAGCCCAGGCAACCGTCAACGGTGCCGAGGGAGTCAGGGCCGCATTCTGTCTGACAGCAGAGACCGAGTGCCTCGGAGCAACAGTCGCCGTCGACAAGAAGGATGCAGCACCCATGATCAAGGAGCACCCCCTGCACTTCGATGCAATGATGGGCGAGTTCGACAACCTCGAAGAGAAGCTCATCAAGCCCGAGGAAATGATCAGCAAGGGAAGGCCCAAGGTCGTCATCGATTCCGTCAAGATCCTGAAGGAGAAGTACGGATCCGAGTACCCCGTCATCGCAGGAAACACCGGAGTCATCACACTCACCGGAAACCTGTGCAACACAGAGAACATCATCTTCGGAATCCTCATGTGCCCCGACGATGTCGCGAAGTGGCTCAAGTACATGACCCCCTACGTAAGGACATACACCGAGGCCCTGTGGGCAGCCGGAGCAGACGTCGTTCAGTGCTCGGAGCCTACCGGATCCACCGACATGCTCGCACCCGACATGTTCGACCAGTACGTCGGACAGTACATCGGTCCTGCACTCAAGCCCGGAAACGACAAGTACTCCATCCTCCACATCTGTGGAAACACCGAGCCCATCCTTGAGATGATGGTCGCAACCGGAGTCACCGGAATCTCCATCGAGGAGAAGGTCGAGCCCGAAGTCGCTTGCGGAAAGGTCGGCGGAAAGACCTGTATGGTCGGAAACGTCGGATCAGTTATGCCTCTGTTCCAGGGAACACCTGAGCAGTGTAAGGAGGCTGCAATCCGCTCTGCAAAGGCCGGATTCAACATCATCTCCTCTGGATGCGGTATCGCACCCGGAACACCCGACGAGAACTACACCGCAATGGTTAACGCCATTAAGTCTCTCTGA
- a CDS encoding DUF2098 domain-containing protein, which yields MENGDLVKYMPTSTVGKITDIKEKDGVTWVRLDYTDLYYDAVNLVPADPSEYIEVSFKERSSFERGMKSIEDIKRETQEVDISEMMPSGGG from the coding sequence TTGGAGAACGGGGACCTCGTGAAGTACATGCCGACCTCGACCGTCGGCAAGATCACCGACATCAAGGAGAAGGACGGAGTAACCTGGGTTAGACTGGATTACACTGACCTGTACTACGACGCGGTAAATCTTGTCCCGGCAGATCCGTCGGAGTACATCGAGGTCTCATTCAAGGAGCGTTCGTCCTTCGAGAGGGGCATGAAATCCATTGAAGACATCAAGAGGGAGACTCAAGAGGTCGACATATCGGAGATGATGCCCTCAGGAGGCGGATGA
- a CDS encoding metallophosphoesterase, whose amino-acid sequence MRAKEILPGVRITSDRCLVLDEGPTVVLGDLHLGYERALEQEGMYLPRINTESIRECLNDILSRYEPKRIVLLGDIKHDFKRAGYEEKQEVRKIFNLLAEAAQVVAIKGNHDNYLQNIVADLGFLVVDYIDIMGFRLEHGHVDSGVRPVIIGHEHPSVRIPGSVGGGLKIQCFVHAEKEGVIVLPPFSPFASGNDLVLDKDAVMAPALKDADYPNARLYGVTDMGLMDLGTLADISDVTL is encoded by the coding sequence ATGAGGGCCAAGGAGATACTGCCGGGAGTGAGGATCACCAGCGACAGGTGTCTGGTCCTCGATGAAGGCCCCACGGTTGTTCTCGGGGACCTTCACCTAGGTTACGAGAGGGCGCTCGAGCAGGAGGGGATGTACCTTCCACGCATCAACACCGAGTCCATCAGGGAGTGCCTCAACGACATATTGTCCAGGTACGAACCGAAGAGGATCGTCCTCCTCGGGGACATTAAGCACGACTTCAAGCGTGCCGGTTACGAGGAGAAGCAGGAGGTCAGGAAGATATTCAACCTCCTTGCCGAGGCGGCGCAGGTCGTAGCCATCAAAGGAAACCACGACAATTATCTGCAGAACATCGTGGCCGATCTCGGATTCCTGGTGGTCGATTACATCGATATAATGGGCTTCCGCCTGGAGCACGGGCATGTGGATTCCGGTGTGAGGCCGGTTATAATAGGGCACGAGCACCCTTCCGTGAGGATCCCGGGGAGCGTTGGCGGTGGCCTGAAGATTCAATGCTTCGTCCATGCGGAGAAGGAGGGTGTGATCGTCCTTCCGCCTTTCAGCCCATTCGCCTCGGGAAACGATCTCGTCCTTGACAAGGATGCGGTCATGGCCCCCGCATTGAAGGATGCGGACTACCCCAACGCCCGTCTTTACGGCGTTACGGACATGGGCCTGATGGACTTGGGGACCCTGGCAGACATTTCTGACGTCACCTTGTGA